The Festucalex cinctus isolate MCC-2025b chromosome 14, RoL_Fcin_1.0, whole genome shotgun sequence DNA window ATGTTTTGCTGGTTCACGATTCATTCAGCATCGTTTGCGGCCGTCGCCATGGAGATGCTCTGCTTCTCGCTCAGCGTCTTGACCACAGTGGCGGCGGGCGACTGGAGCACTTTGCGCGAGAGGCGCATCCTGCCGTCCGTCGGGTCGCGTCCGAAATACTTCACCTGGCGGGAGTAAAGGTCCCATTTGCGAATTGTGTCGGAATGGAGTGAAAATCCAGACTGGGTGAGCACAAACCTGAATCTGCTGGCCCACTTCGAACCCCAAAGCACTTGGATGTTTGATCTAATTTGGGGGAGGAACAGGAGAAATATTTAATAGTGGTCTGAGTCTCACTCTCACATTCAACTTAATAAGTCTCTCAAATTCACGGTCACACACAGGCATGTACGCACCCGTTTGTGGTCCAACTGGGAGTTGTGCAGCAGGACAGCGCTCATGTTGGGATAGAGCTTCACCATGACGCCGATGtccctgcagcacaaaaaaagtgggagttgtaaaaagaaaaagaaaaaacaatgagaacactttaaaacaagcatcaaGTCCCTCGATTTACTGTCACAGCTGACCTTATTTCAGTGATGGTAGCGGTGTAAATGGCGCCAAACTCCAGCTGCTGCTCTTGCtacaaaatgaagcaaaataaacacacaaaactttgGACTTTTATTGGATTGTGTTGTCACAAGCGGTTAAAATAGATACTAAAGTAGCTCACATCATCTCTGCAGAGCTCGGTGATGAAGTCCTGCGCTTCGCTCAGAGCTCCCGGAGTGGGAGCAAACACGGAAAAGGTCTCCTCGTCCACCTGACTGATGGTCACGCCTTGAAACCGCACCAAACGCAACTTTGTCAACTTTCCGCATGACTTTTTTGTACAAACGGTGACGAATTACCTGTCTGAGCTTGTAAGCGGCGCAGGTTGTATCCCCCCGGCCCCACGAAGCGAGCCCGTCTGGACACGGGCACGCGCACTTTCtctggaaaaaaacacaactcaTGAATAATTAATCATCAAACGAACAAATTTCTATCCAAAACTCACCGACGACCGGCCCGTTCTCTTTCCTGCTCTTCCTGGGTTTTGCCTGAGTCTTGTTCATGATGCCCAAAATCTCCCGCTTTGCcacttaaaatgtcatttttggccACATCAAACCagaaattaataattcattttattgatttattggtATTGAAACATTCAAAGGACTGTGTTTCGGTACCTGTGGCCTGCTGGATAGCCTCCATCACCACCTTGAGAGGCAGACCTGGAATTTTCACATCCGCCTGCaaggtagacaaaaaaaaaaaaaaaggatgttttctTTGGAAAATAAGAACATTTCATTCGACTTATTACCTGTAACGCAGTGATGCCTTTGTTTGTTCCTGCCAGTTTGAAGTCCATGTCTCCAAGGTAATCCTCGATTCCCTGTACGCAAACAACATTTATGAAGATCACACCTAGTCAAGTGCAATTGCCGTCACTTCCTCAGCGGAAGGTGACGAGCGCGCGTTACCAGAATGTCCGTGAGCAGTCTGTAGTCTTGGATCTCGGAGGGGTTGTCGGGCTTGGATTTGGAGATGAGGCCCACCGCCACGCCGGCCACAGGCGACGAGATGGGAACCCCTGAGACAACACAAATGTTACAATACTaggaatatgtttgttttttgttgtttttttaaaaaacataatttacttCAGGGGTTATTATATGTAATTCAGATTTTTTCCTAGGGCTTTTTTGAATACTCAAAGATGTTTAGTTAATTATAATAAAGGCAAGAATGAAGTAAGGCAGGAATGAAAGAAATGAAGTGGAGAAGGAAATAAAAAGTATAGAAAGACGGGAGGAAcgaaaaggagaaaaagaaagCAAATGAAAGGAAGGGCAACACAATTCAGaccgaagaaaaagaaaaaggcaggaaaaagaaaaaagaagaaagactgAAAGGAagcaaaaagtaaataaagatGTGAAAAAGTGAAAGGAACATTGAAGAGCAAAAATGTATCTTTCGGCCGGATGTGGCGTACCTGCGTCCATGAGCGCCAGGCTGCCTCCACACGCTGACGCCATGGATGAAGACCCTGACCGGTGAAAATTAGAACAGTCCCGGCAGTGTTTGtagaccccccccccatcctCGTAAATCCTTCCTCACCGTTTGACTCTAGCACTTCGGCCGTGACTCTGATGGTGAAAGGGAAGTCTTTGGGGATGACAGGTCGCAGCGCTTTCTCCGCCAGGGCCCCtatcaaaacacacacaccacacatgcaAATGAGACccgcaatcagcatttcttaaaAGTGTCATTGATTATTAATTAGTCCTGGTTATACCTCGCCACTCAGCCCGAATGTGGACAAGCACTAAAAGAACGTAGCTGGCTAGCGAGCTAGCGTATTAGCCGCCTAATTCATGCAAGCTCACCGTGTCCGAGCTCTCTCCTGTTGAGACCTCCCATCTTGCCGATCTCGTTGGTGGCATAGGGTGGGAACTGAAATGAAAACCAGCtcattaaagcggaagtcaaccttaaacatttcttgacaataatataatgtgacctcactcgtctaaacataacattctgattaatattacatttgtgaaataagagttatgaagcaaaatccagccattttttatccatctcggggggcggccattttgtcacttgctgtcgactgaaaatgacatcacactggCTCAGGGCTCTGGCtatgaccaatcacagatccCCTGtttttgttacctgagacctgagcaactgtaatgtcattttcactcaacagcaagtggaaaaatggccgccttctgatattgatgaaaaatgctggattttgctgcttcactaATATTCCACTAAAACAATATTAACcacaatactgtatttattaaacttacttattgtgttctattgctattaaaacatggaagctaccaaaagaaaggtaaaagtcttttctttcatcaggaaaaaagcatttctatccatttcagttttgcagctattagcattagaatatagctaagtttcatcattcacaaatctgtttaaaactgtggtgtGTTGCAACATGGGcttgtttgatctcttatactcttctgccacctgctggtcgttttttttttttttttttttaaataactaccattgcttcaactgttctctcagttcagtggctgcatcaaagctttcggTATGCACtagcatttaaataaaataaaaaaataaaatgaaaaagtataaatacataatatttaaaatagaacatatttttacgtttttgggagcaaatgatttttttttttaattgtattttttttttttttttttatgaaacaggacGCCTACCTCATAATGGAGCATGAAGTTTTTGTCCTTGACGCCACTGCAGACAGAGAATGTGTCATAATGTAACATGATAATAAGCTTCAATAAAAGTCATTGTTACCACAGAGCAGAGAAACATCGCAGATATTTACCTATCACAGGGTTTGACTAATTATATTCTCACCTTAAAGCTGTGGTGATGATGTCCGCCTTAATGCTGGATTCCAGCGAATCAAACGTGACGCTACACAGCACCTACAGAAGATCTCAActataggacttttttttttcttcccgagACACCAATTAATCTCATAATCTTACATCGAGCATAATGTACCTGCGTTTGTCCTCTCTGGAACAAAGCGGAGCCATGAAGCGGTTTAAAGAGGTCCACGTTGCATGAGATGTCTCTCAAAACCGCTAACTCCCTGCCGTCGCACCTACATGCTCACAAATTGACATTGTTGTCATCAACATGCATATATTAAATAGTACACTAGAGTAAAATTTATTCTTTTGTATCTAAAATCAAATTGTAAATGCATACCTCCTGTATTCATTGAGCACTAAATTCCTAAAGATGTCCCTGCTCACAATGTTGAAGGACTCGACGACTTCAAAAGGTTCAGCTTGAGGAAAACTCTCTGGATAATAAATTAGAAGTGCAAACTTTTAAATGGTGACAAGCAAAGAGCATCGAGAGAGAATAAAATCTACCATTGAGATGCTCCTCGGTTTCTAGGCGGATCTTGTTGATGGCTTCGTCTCTTGAAATCTGTGAGAACATTTTTTGTTAtgataaaaaacagaaaaaaaaaaaagaaaagagcacagCAGTGAGTTTAGCGCTTACCTTATCATGCGTATAATCAGTGAAAACGGCGTAGATCTTCTCTGAGGCGCACCTGCATGCACATCAAATGATATCTGATGTAGCAAATATGCAAAGCAGCTTTCATCATGTGGCGAGCGTGGGACTCACTGCCGCACGTGCGCCACCATGTCGGCGGGTGCCGAGAACATCTTGGGCGGCGCTCGCTTGGTGATTTTCAGCTCTCGCGCCAGCTGCTGGATGGCCAGGATGATCTGCTGCGCGTGCTTGACGCCCACCTTGACGGCGTGGGAGAAGTCCTGCTGCAGAACGTTCTCGGCCGACGCCTCGATCATCACTGGCCACGACACGTAAGGAATGTTACGCGTGGTAGCCacgtcttttttgttgttgtagtttttgtTAAATATGAGCATTAACTGACCCACTTGACTGCAGGGGGCTCCCGCCACGATCATGTTGAGCGTGCTGGACGCCATCTCCGCTCTGGTGGGGTTGA harbors:
- the pnpt1 gene encoding polyribonucleotide nucleotidyltransferase 1, mitochondrial, with product MRRLLQLGRSFSRCRVRLCHQSVYRSHGNVRSVGVDLGDKKLEISTGKLAKFADGSAVVQLGDTSVMVTAVSKTKPSPSQFMPLVVDYRQKAAAAGRIPTNYLRRELGTTDHEILTSRLIDRSIRPLFPSGYFYDTQILCNLLAVDGVNDPDVLAINAASAALALSDIPWNGPIGAVRMGLVDGELLVNPTRAEMASSTLNMIVAGAPCSQVVMIEASAENVLQQDFSHAVKVGVKHAQQIILAIQQLARELKITKRAPPKMFSAPADMVAHVRQCASEKIYAVFTDYTHDKISRDEAINKIRLETEEHLNESFPQAEPFEVVESFNIVSRDIFRNLVLNEYRRCDGRELAVLRDISCNVDLFKPLHGSALFQRGQTQVLCSVTFDSLESSIKADIITTALSGVKDKNFMLHYEFPPYATNEIGKMGGLNRRELGHGALAEKALRPVIPKDFPFTIRVTAEVLESNGSSSMASACGGSLALMDAGVPISSPVAGVAVGLISKSKPDNPSEIQDYRLLTDILGIEDYLGDMDFKLAGTNKGITALQADVKIPGLPLKVVMEAIQQATVAKREILGIMNKTQAKPRKSRKENGPVVEKVRVPVSRRARFVGPGGYNLRRLQAQTGVTISQVDEETFSVFAPTPGALSEAQDFITELCRDDQEQQLEFGAIYTATITEIRDIGVMVKLYPNMSAVLLHNSQLDHKRIKHPSALGFEVGQQIQVKYFGRDPTDGRMRLSRKVLQSPAATVVKTLSEKQSISMATAANDAE